The proteins below are encoded in one region of Micromonospora pisi:
- a CDS encoding Nramp family divalent metal transporter, with translation MDAANTPAPHPQGGGTTAPPSTTTSTKVAGEERVWRAGKLEPMPIRELPDAPPSIHLLGPTVFLVALGVGMGEAYMWPRLVLVFGPEIRWLFLIGVTLQAFVMLEMARYAMATGESIFFGAARVFKPLMWFFFGVAILVYIWPGHLSTGAAAFEEVSGVPWVVTACIGLIVVGILFSLASVIYPLLESLLGILIGVLVVGTSVAASLVGQWSDVTSTLGGMFQFGYFPEEAMSAAWFPVLVGAIAFAGPSGMQQMWYTLHLRDSGAGMGAHIPKIRGLRSAGQQEEMPSRGFMFDTDNPAEMRKWKGWRKWVTFDAILLFWGITMLVTISFTVLAQTAARESPGVADLIRDGDREVALTAMADAFASAGAPVLRGIFLGFIALIGLNATLGLFDSFSRGQADMTYHFVRGAKRFSMSKLYAGFLWGVITFGILILLFGPADGPGAILDVLAFLSTFAMGTYCVVLLLVNNRMLPKPIRPGILPNLVIGFGAVFYLGMLVYSLVRFGVVVG, from the coding sequence GTGGACGCTGCGAACACTCCTGCCCCCCACCCCCAGGGGGGCGGAACCACCGCTCCACCCAGCACCACCACATCCACAAAGGTCGCCGGAGAGGAGCGCGTCTGGCGGGCCGGCAAGCTCGAACCGATGCCGATCCGGGAACTGCCCGACGCCCCGCCCTCGATCCATCTGCTCGGCCCCACCGTGTTCCTCGTCGCGCTCGGCGTGGGCATGGGCGAGGCGTACATGTGGCCCCGGCTGGTCCTGGTCTTCGGACCGGAGATCCGGTGGCTGTTCCTGATCGGTGTGACGCTGCAGGCGTTCGTGATGCTGGAAATGGCCCGGTACGCGATGGCCACCGGCGAGAGCATCTTCTTCGGCGCCGCCCGAGTATTCAAACCACTGATGTGGTTCTTCTTCGGGGTGGCGATCCTGGTCTATATCTGGCCAGGACACCTATCCACCGGCGCCGCCGCCTTCGAGGAGGTCAGCGGCGTACCCTGGGTTGTCACAGCATGCATCGGCCTGATCGTCGTCGGCATCCTGTTCAGCCTGGCCTCGGTGATCTACCCCCTGCTGGAGAGCCTGCTCGGCATCCTGATCGGCGTGCTGGTCGTCGGCACCTCGGTGGCGGCCTCGCTGGTCGGCCAGTGGAGCGACGTCACCTCGACCCTCGGTGGCATGTTCCAGTTCGGCTACTTCCCCGAAGAGGCGATGTCCGCCGCCTGGTTCCCGGTGCTCGTCGGCGCGATCGCGTTCGCCGGACCATCCGGGATGCAGCAGATGTGGTACACCCTGCACCTGCGCGACTCCGGTGCCGGCATGGGCGCGCACATCCCGAAGATCCGTGGGCTGCGCTCCGCCGGACAGCAGGAGGAGATGCCGTCGCGCGGGTTCATGTTCGACACCGACAACCCGGCCGAGATGCGCAAGTGGAAGGGCTGGCGCAAGTGGGTGACCTTCGACGCCATCCTGCTCTTCTGGGGCATCACGATGCTGGTCACCATCTCGTTCACCGTGCTGGCCCAGACCGCGGCCCGGGAGAGCCCGGGCGTCGCGGACCTGATCCGCGACGGTGACCGGGAGGTCGCCCTCACCGCGATGGCGGACGCCTTCGCCTCGGCCGGCGCGCCGGTCCTGCGCGGCATCTTCCTCGGCTTCATCGCGCTGATCGGTCTCAACGCCACGCTCGGCCTGTTCGACTCCTTCTCCCGTGGCCAGGCGGACATGACCTACCACTTCGTACGCGGTGCGAAGCGGTTCAGCATGTCGAAGCTGTACGCCGGTTTCCTCTGGGGGGTCATCACCTTCGGGATCCTGATCCTGCTGTTCGGCCCCGCCGACGGCCCGGGCGCGATCCTCGACGTGCTGGCGTTCCTGTCCACCTTCGCCATGGGCACCTACTGCGTGGTGTTGCTCCTGGTGAACAACCGGATGTTGCCCAAACCCATCCGTCCGGGGATCCTGCCGAACCTGGTCATCGGTTTCGGAGCGGTCTTCTACCTGGGCATGCTCGTCTACAGCCTGGTCCGGTTCGGCGTGGTAGTGGGTTGA